A genomic region of Raphanus sativus cultivar WK10039 chromosome 6, ASM80110v3, whole genome shotgun sequence contains the following coding sequences:
- the LOC108807261 gene encoding uncharacterized protein LOC108807261 isoform X1 — translation MKYVLVTGGVVSGLGKGITASSIGVLLQSCGLRVTCIKIDPYLNYDAGTISPYEHGEVFVLDDGSEVDLDLGNYERFLGCTLTRDNNITLGKIQQQVMDKERRGDYLGTTVQIVPHVTDAIKEWVERVAMVPVDGKEGPPDVCIIELGGTIGDNESRPFTDALSQLSYSVGPENFCLIHVTLVPVLSVVGEQKTKPTQQSVRDLRGLGLTPDIIACRSTKVLEENVKEKLSRFCHVPIQNIFSLHDVHNIWHIPLLLKNQKAHEAISKVLNLAGIAKEPSLEKWASMVEISDNLHVQVRIAVVGKYTDLSDAYLSVLKALMHASVAFGKKLVVDLVPSPDLEKTTKKMNLSAYKTAWKLLKGADGVLLPGGYGERGVEGKILAAKYARENNIPFLGICLGMQVAVIEFARSVICLPDANSTEFEPETKHPCIVFMPEGSTTHMGGTMRLGSRRAYFHVKESISARLYGNREYVDERHRHRYEVNPDMALCLEMAGLSFAAKDETGKRIEIIEVPSHPFYIGAQFHPEYKSRPGKISPLFLGLIAASCGELDAVLSPVSIQQDNNQHVVLGNGTKVDPINGLCNGTNKTSDRNGLSENSGKAV, via the exons atgaagtacGTGCTCGTAACAGGAGGTGTTGTGAGTGGATTAGGAAAAGGAATCACAGCGAGTAGTATTGGTGTTCTTCTTCAATCATGTGGTCTTCGTGTTACTTGTATCAAAATAG ATCCTTATCTGAACTATGATGCTGGAACCATATCTCCTTATGAACATGGCGAAGTGTTTGTCTTAGACGATGGCAGTGAG GTGGATCTTGATCTTGGAAACTACGAGAGGTTTCTAGGTTGTACATTAACCCGAGATAACAATATTACTCTTGGAAAGATTCAGCAG CAAGTAATGGataaagagaggagaggagattACTTAGGAACTACAGTTCAG ATTGTTCCTCACGTCACTGATGCAATAAAAGAATGGGTGGAGAGAGTTGCCATGGTTCCTGTAGATGGAAAGGAAGGTCCTCCTGATGTTTGCATCATCGAATTAGGTGGAACCATAG GAGATAATGAATCCAGGCCTTTCACTGATGCACTTAGCCAATTATCATACAGTGTAG GACCTGAGAATTTCTGTCTGATCCATGTCACCCTCGTGCCTGTGCTCAGTGTTGTTGGCGAACag AAAACAAAGCCAACACAACAAAGCGTTAGAGATCTACGAGGACTGGGCTTGACACCTGATATTATAGCTTGCCGAAGCACAAAG GTACTTGAAGAGAATGTAAAAGAAAAGCTATCTCGATTTTGCCATGTTCCG ATTCAGAATATCTTCTCTCTCCATGATGTTCACAACATCTGGCACATTCCCTTGTTGCTCAAG AATCAGAAGGCTCATGAAGCAATCTCAAAAGTCCTGAACCTTGCTGGTATTGCTAAAGAACCTTCTTTAGAGAAATGGGCTTCAATGGTGGAAATTAGTGACAACTTACATGTACAG GTGAGAATAGCTGTCGTGGGGAAATATACAGACCTCTCAGATGCATATCTATCAGTCTTGAAA GCCCTCATGCATGCTTCTGTGGCTTTTGGCAAAAAACTTGTAGTTGATTTGGTTCCATCTCCTGATCTTGAGAAAACTACAAAGAAAATG AACTTATCCGCATACAAGACTGCCTGGAAGTTACTGAAG GGCGCGGATGGAGTTCTTCTCCCTGGAGGGTATGGTGAGAGAGGAGTGGAAGGAAAGATTCTTGCAGCAAAATATGCTCGAGAAAACAACATCCCTTTCCTAGGTATCTGTCTTGGGATGCAGGTCGCTGTCATCGAGTTTGCACGCTCAGTTATCTGCTTGCCTGATGCAAATAGCACAGAGTTTGAACCTGAAACCAAACATCCATGCATCGTTTTCATGCCTGAGGGCTCCACGACTCACATGGGAGGCACAATGCGACTAGGCTCGAGAAGAGCTTACTTCCATGTCAAGGAAAGCATATCTGCAAGACT ATATGGGAACAGAGAGTATGTTGATGAGAGGCACCGCCATAGATACGAG GTGAATCCTGATATGGCTCTATGCCTTGAAATGGCAGGTCTCTCATTCGCTGCAAAAGATGAAACTGGCAAACGCATAGAG ATTATTGAAGTTCCAAGTCACCCTTTTTACATTGGTGCTCAATTCCATCCTGAGTACAAATCTAGACCCGGGAAAATATCTCCTTTGTTCTTAG GACTAATCGCAGCATCATGTGGTGAGCTAGATGCAGTCCTGAGTCCAGTCTCCATTCAGCAAGACAACAACCAACATGTGGTACTTGGCAATGGAACAAAGGTTGATCCAATAAATGGCTTGTGTAATGGAACCAACAAGACATCTGACAGAAACGGCTTGTCCGAG AATTCAGGTAAAGCAGTCTAA
- the LOC108811518 gene encoding probable WRKY transcription factor 35 codes for MCSVSESVDMDNFQGDLTDVVRGIGSGHVSSSTGPPEGPSPSTLSPQPISDVPSIASCQINPFGDPFVSMTDPLFNLTANKSNNSFEVFPEVSEDDHIKSQCSVFPRIQISQSNIIHDASKCSSPAMAVSSAVAAASPWGMITNSPRNSLMVDKSNNTSSSSLIQISSSPRNLGIKKRKGQGKKVVCIPAPAAMNSRSSGEVVPSDLWAWRKYGQKPIKGSPYPRGYYRCSSSKGCPARKQVERSRTDPNMLVITYTSEHNHPWPTQRNALAGSTRSSSSSFSNPSSKSSTAIGTSTTSASSRVSQNKDEPIKSHLASPSTPPSPYVAAAVKEEGVEKRQDKMEFDNDVDDTYRPEFQHQPEGFFADLDELEEDSLTMLLSQGNLENKTTIPDVFSDFFDDDSSRSL; via the exons ATGTGCAGCGTCTCTGAATCTGTAGACATGGACAACTTCCAAGGCGACCTAACAGACGTTGTACGAGGAATCGGGTCAGGACACGTTTCGTCATCTACTGGGCCACCGGAAGGTCCATCTCCGAGCACTTTGTCTCCGCAGCCGATCTCAGATGTCCCCTCCATCGCCAGTTGTCAGATAAATCCCTTCGGCGACCCGTTCGTAAGCATGACAGATCCACTCTTCAACCTCACGGCTAACAAAAGCAACAACAGCTTCGAAGTTTTTCCAGAGGTTTCTGAGGATGATCATATCAAGAGTCAATGCAGTGTCTTCCCAAGAATCCAGATCTCACAAAGCAACATCATCCACGATGCCTCCAAGTGTAGTTCCCCAGCCATGGCCGTCTCCTCCGCCGTCGCAGCAGCTTCTCCGTGGGGGATGATCACTAACAGTCCAAGAAACTCTTTAATGGTCGATAAAAGTAACAACACGTCATCTTCTTCGCTGATTCAGATCTCTTCTTCCCCTCGGAATCTTGGCATAAAGAAGAG GAAGGGTCAAGGAAAGAAAGTGGTGTGCATACCGGCTCCAGCCGCCATGAACAGCCGGTCCAGTGGGGAAGTAGTTCCGTCTGATCTGTGGGCTTGGCGTAAGTACGGTCAAAAACCCATCAAAGGTTCTCCTTATCCCAG GGGTTACTACAGATGTAGCAGCTCGAAAGGTTGTCCAGCTAGGAAACAAGTGGAACGTAGCCGCACCGATCCAAACATGTTAGTCATTACCTATACATCTGAGCATAACCATCCGTGGCCCACTCAACGCAACGCTCTTGCCGGCTCCACTcgttcttcttcctcttccttttcAAACCCTTCTTCCAAATCATCAACCGCAATCGGAACATCAACCACTTCTGCCTCGTCCAGAGTCTCCCAAAACAAAGACGAACCCATAAAGTCCCACTTGGCCTCCCCCTCCACCCCTCCTTCTCCTTATGTAGCCGCGGCGGTTAAGGAGGAGGGGGTTGAGAAGCGTCAGGACAAAATGGAGTTCGATAATGACGTTGACGATACCTATAGACCGGAGTTTCAACATCAGCCGGAGGGTTTCTTCGCCGATCTTGACGAGCTAGAGGAAGATTCTCTAACTATGTTACTCTCTCAAGGCAACCTAGAGAACAAAACGACGATTCCCGACGTTTTTAGCGATTTTTTTGATGACGACTCCTCAAGGTCGTTATAA
- the LOC108805697 gene encoding putative UDP-arabinose 4-epimerase 2: MLNLGRARIQGRQNRSMSFEGLDYADQKKHNDCTGKIVLAISLTAMCILVLKQSPTFDTPSVFSQHEPGVTHVLVTGGAGYIGSHAALRLLQDSYRVTIVDNLSRGNLGAVKILQQLFPEPGRLQFIYADLGDAHAVNKIFSENAFDAVMHFAAVAYVGESTQFPLKYYHNITSNTLVVLETMAAHGVKTLIYSSTCATYGEPEKMPITEETPQVPINPYGKAKKMAEDIILDFSKNSNMAVMILRYFNVIGSDPEGRLGEAPRPELREHGRISGACFDAARGIIPGLQIKGTDYKTPDGTCVRDYIDVTDLVDAHVKALEKAKPSRLGIFNVGTGKGSSVKEFAEACKKATGVDIKVDYLERRAGDYAEVYSDPRKIREELNWTAKHTNLKESLETAWRWQKLHRNGYESSSFSSLFSAY, from the exons ATGCTGAATCTTGGTAGAGCAAGAATCCAAGGGAGGCAAAACAGATCCATGTCTTTTGAAG GATTAGATTACGCAGACCAGAAGAAGCACAACGATTGCACCGGGAAGATTGTTTTGGCTATTTCCCTTACAGCAATGTGCATTTTAGTGCTCAAGCAGTCTCCAACTTTCGATACCCCAAGCGTG TTCTCTCAACACGAGCCTGGAGTTACCCACGTTCTAGTCACTGGCGGTGCTGGATATATCGGCTCTCATGCAGCTTTACGCCTTCTACAAGATTCATACCGCGTAACCATCGTG GACAATCTATCACGTGGCAACCTCGGTGCAGTAAAGATACTCCAGCAGCTGTTTCCTGAACCTGGAAGGCTTCAGTTCATATACGCTGATCTCGGAGATGCACATGCT gtaaacaaaatattctcaGAGAATGCATTTGACGCCGTGATGCATTTCGCAGCTGTTGCTTATGTTGGAGAAAGCACACAGTTCCCTCTCAA GTATTACCACAACATTACATCAAACACATTAGTAGTTCTAGAGACAATGGCTGCTCATGGTGTCAAGACTTTGATATATTCGAGCACATGTGCTACTTATGGAGAGCCTGAGAAGATGCCAATAACAGAGGAAACTCCTCAGGTTCCTATCAATCCATATGGAAAGGCTAAGAAGATGGCAGAAGATATCATCTTGGACTTCTCCAAAAACTCCAACATGGCGGTTATGATCCTTAGATATTTCAATGTGATAGGGTCTGATCCTGAGGGAAGACTGGGCGAAGCTCCAAGACCAGAACTCAGAGAGCATGGAAGGATCTCTGGTGCTTGCTTTGATGCTGCACGAGGCATCATCCCCGGTCTACAG ATTAAAGGAACAGACTACAAGACCCCTGATGGGACTTGCGTACGTGACTACATAGATGTCACAGACCTTGTTGATGCTCATGTTAAAGCTCTTGAAAAGGCCAAACCTAGCAGACTTGGAATCTTCAATGTTGGTACCGGGAAAG GTAGCTCGGTGAAGGAGTTTGCGGAGGCTTGCAAGAAGGCGACAGGGGTTGATATAAAGGTCGATTACTTGGAGAGACGGGCAGGAGATTACGCAGAGGTTTACAGCGATCCAAGAAAGATTAGAGAGGAGCTGAATTGGACAGCTAAGCACACAAATCTTAAGGAGAGTTTGGAGACTGCATGGAGATGGCAAAAGCTTCATCGCAATGGCTatgaatcttcttctttttcttcattgttCTCTGCATACTGA
- the LOC108807261 gene encoding uncharacterized protein LOC108807261 isoform X2, translating to MKYVLVTGGVVSGLGKGITASSIGVLLQSCGLRVTCIKIDPYLNYDAGTISPYEHGEVFVLDDGSEVDLDLGNYERFLGCTLTRDNNITLGKIQQQVMDKERRGDYLGTTVQIVPHVTDAIKEWVERVAMVPVDGKEGPPDVCIIELGGTIGDNESRPFTDALSQLSYSVGPENFCLIHVTLVPVLSVVGEQKTKPTQQSVRDLRGLGLTPDIIACRSTKVLEENVKEKLSRFCHVPIQNIFSLHDVHNIWHIPLLLKNQKAHEAISKVLNLAGIAKEPSLEKWASMVEISDNLHVQVRIAVVGKYTDLSDAYLSVLKALMHASVAFGKKLVVDLVPSPDLEKTTKKMNLSAYKTAWKLLKGADGVLLPGGYGERGVEGKILAAKYARENNIPFLGICLGMQVAVIEFARSVICLPDANSTEFEPETKHPCIVFMPEGSTTHMGGTMRLGSRRAYFHVKESISARLYGNREYVDERHRHRYEVNPDMALCLEMAGLSFAAKDETGKRIEIIEVPSHPFYIGAQFHPEYKSRPGKISPLFLGLIAASCGELDAVLSPVSIQQDNNQHVVLGNGTKVDPINGLCNGTNKTSDRNGLSEVAA from the exons atgaagtacGTGCTCGTAACAGGAGGTGTTGTGAGTGGATTAGGAAAAGGAATCACAGCGAGTAGTATTGGTGTTCTTCTTCAATCATGTGGTCTTCGTGTTACTTGTATCAAAATAG ATCCTTATCTGAACTATGATGCTGGAACCATATCTCCTTATGAACATGGCGAAGTGTTTGTCTTAGACGATGGCAGTGAG GTGGATCTTGATCTTGGAAACTACGAGAGGTTTCTAGGTTGTACATTAACCCGAGATAACAATATTACTCTTGGAAAGATTCAGCAG CAAGTAATGGataaagagaggagaggagattACTTAGGAACTACAGTTCAG ATTGTTCCTCACGTCACTGATGCAATAAAAGAATGGGTGGAGAGAGTTGCCATGGTTCCTGTAGATGGAAAGGAAGGTCCTCCTGATGTTTGCATCATCGAATTAGGTGGAACCATAG GAGATAATGAATCCAGGCCTTTCACTGATGCACTTAGCCAATTATCATACAGTGTAG GACCTGAGAATTTCTGTCTGATCCATGTCACCCTCGTGCCTGTGCTCAGTGTTGTTGGCGAACag AAAACAAAGCCAACACAACAAAGCGTTAGAGATCTACGAGGACTGGGCTTGACACCTGATATTATAGCTTGCCGAAGCACAAAG GTACTTGAAGAGAATGTAAAAGAAAAGCTATCTCGATTTTGCCATGTTCCG ATTCAGAATATCTTCTCTCTCCATGATGTTCACAACATCTGGCACATTCCCTTGTTGCTCAAG AATCAGAAGGCTCATGAAGCAATCTCAAAAGTCCTGAACCTTGCTGGTATTGCTAAAGAACCTTCTTTAGAGAAATGGGCTTCAATGGTGGAAATTAGTGACAACTTACATGTACAG GTGAGAATAGCTGTCGTGGGGAAATATACAGACCTCTCAGATGCATATCTATCAGTCTTGAAA GCCCTCATGCATGCTTCTGTGGCTTTTGGCAAAAAACTTGTAGTTGATTTGGTTCCATCTCCTGATCTTGAGAAAACTACAAAGAAAATG AACTTATCCGCATACAAGACTGCCTGGAAGTTACTGAAG GGCGCGGATGGAGTTCTTCTCCCTGGAGGGTATGGTGAGAGAGGAGTGGAAGGAAAGATTCTTGCAGCAAAATATGCTCGAGAAAACAACATCCCTTTCCTAGGTATCTGTCTTGGGATGCAGGTCGCTGTCATCGAGTTTGCACGCTCAGTTATCTGCTTGCCTGATGCAAATAGCACAGAGTTTGAACCTGAAACCAAACATCCATGCATCGTTTTCATGCCTGAGGGCTCCACGACTCACATGGGAGGCACAATGCGACTAGGCTCGAGAAGAGCTTACTTCCATGTCAAGGAAAGCATATCTGCAAGACT ATATGGGAACAGAGAGTATGTTGATGAGAGGCACCGCCATAGATACGAG GTGAATCCTGATATGGCTCTATGCCTTGAAATGGCAGGTCTCTCATTCGCTGCAAAAGATGAAACTGGCAAACGCATAGAG ATTATTGAAGTTCCAAGTCACCCTTTTTACATTGGTGCTCAATTCCATCCTGAGTACAAATCTAGACCCGGGAAAATATCTCCTTTGTTCTTAG GACTAATCGCAGCATCATGTGGTGAGCTAGATGCAGTCCTGAGTCCAGTCTCCATTCAGCAAGACAACAACCAACATGTGGTACTTGGCAATGGAACAAAGGTTGATCCAATAAATGGCTTGTGTAATGGAACCAACAAGACATCTGACAGAAACGGCTTGTCCGAG GTGGCGGCGTGA
- the LOC108807262 gene encoding verprolin — translation MTSSVTTLALTLVLIFHLTPETTVARHLNDQKPTDEMKYLFPPGLPFTGVPPLPTLFPPFPGNVPRFPFPLPSQSSPPASLPGLPGVTFPPLPFLTPPPE, via the coding sequence aTGACTTCTTCAGTAACCACTTTAGCCCTAACCCTAGTTCTGATCTTCCACCTCACGCCGGAAACAACCGTAGCTCGCCACCTCAATGATCAGAAGCCTACCGATGAAATGAAATACCTGTTTCCACCTGGATTGCCTTTTACCGGCGTTCCTCCGTTACCGACACTTTTTCCTCCGTTCCCTGGAAACGTTCCACGTTTTCCGTTTCCGTTACCGTCGCAGTCATCACCTCCGGCATCTCTTCCCGGTTTACCTGGCGTTACCTTTCCTCCCCTGCCGTTCCTCACGCCGCCACCTGAGTGA